One Tamlana carrageenivorans genomic region harbors:
- a CDS encoding gliding motility-associated protein GldE, protein MDPDPASFIALFVAVDLPVVLGFVLLFVLLVCSALISGAEVALFSLTRTDIEEGFENKSRAIQIIAKLLERPKKLLATILVANNFINIAVVILFAFLGDILFEHIASPKLKFFVEVVVVTFLILLFGEILPKIYASRNNLKFAVFMAYPLRVLDVLLSPISLPMRSVTLAIHSKLGRQKSNISVDQLSQALELTSEEDTTKEEHKILKGIVSFGNTDTKQVMRPRIDIFALNIEQKYADIMPEVIANGYSRIPVYRDNIDTIEGILYVKDLLPYIDRKQFDWTSLLRDPFFVPENKKLDDLMTEFQEKKVHLAVVVDEYGGTSGLISLEDIIEEIVGDISDEFDDEDLTYSKLDENNYVFEGKTALKDFYKIIKMDDETVFESNKGEAETVAGFVLEISGSFPKLNSKINFENYVFTIEALDKKRIKLVKFTIL, encoded by the coding sequence TTGGATCCTGATCCTGCCAGTTTTATTGCACTTTTTGTTGCCGTAGATCTTCCCGTAGTTCTTGGCTTTGTTTTGTTATTTGTGCTCTTAGTGTGTTCTGCCTTAATTTCTGGTGCCGAAGTCGCACTTTTTTCATTAACTAGAACCGATATTGAAGAGGGTTTTGAAAATAAATCCCGAGCCATACAAATTATAGCCAAGCTTTTAGAGCGTCCCAAAAAACTATTGGCCACCATTTTGGTCGCTAATAATTTTATAAATATTGCCGTTGTTATTCTATTTGCCTTTTTGGGGGATATTTTATTCGAGCATATAGCGAGTCCAAAACTTAAGTTTTTTGTAGAAGTTGTTGTCGTTACTTTTTTAATTTTACTGTTTGGTGAGATTTTACCAAAAATTTATGCCAGTAGAAACAACCTCAAATTTGCTGTTTTTATGGCTTATCCGTTAAGGGTGTTAGATGTTTTGTTGTCGCCAATAAGTTTACCAATGCGTAGTGTTACTTTAGCAATTCATAGTAAATTAGGTAGGCAAAAATCGAATATTAGTGTCGATCAACTTTCCCAAGCTTTAGAGCTTACCAGCGAGGAAGATACCACCAAAGAAGAACATAAAATTTTAAAAGGCATTGTGTCGTTTGGAAATACCGATACCAAGCAAGTGATGCGCCCAAGAATTGATATTTTTGCTTTAAACATCGAACAGAAATATGCCGATATTATGCCCGAAGTGATTGCTAACGGCTACTCGCGAATTCCCGTGTATCGCGATAATATCGATACCATAGAAGGCATCTTGTATGTAAAAGACTTATTGCCTTATATCGATAGAAAACAATTTGATTGGACGAGTTTGTTACGCGATCCGTTTTTTGTGCCAGAAAACAAAAAGTTGGATGATTTAATGACCGAATTCCAAGAAAAGAAAGTGCATTTAGCGGTTGTGGTTGATGAGTATGGCGGCACATCGGGACTTATTTCATTAGAAGATATCATCGAAGAAATTGTTGGTGATATTAGTGATGAGTTTGACGATGAAGATTTGACTTATTCGAAATTGGACGAAAACAATTATGTTTTTGAAGGCAAAACAGCCTTAAAAGATTTTTATAAGATTATTAAAATGGACGACGAAACGGTTTTCGAATCAAACAAAGGTGAAGCCGAAACAGTAGCCGGCTTTGTTTTAGAGATCTCTGGAAGTTTTCCAAAATTAAACAGTAAAATAAATTTCGAAAATTACGTTTTTACTATTGAAGCGCTCGATAAAAAACGCATCAAGCTTGTAAAATTTACAATACTATAA
- the gldD gene encoding gliding motility lipoprotein GldD → MKKIIYVLVLVLCFFSCEEDHVPKPNGFLRLEYPEAVYKTSTFDMPVTFEINELASKIKFQKVEAPTESYGVNLEYPSLKGTVFLTYKSIENSEENLKDFLRDAQNFTQKHTIKADEIPVRPYENFKRKVYGAFAEVKGDVASPAQFYVTDSVQHFLTGSLYFYAKPNYDSILPAAHYIEKDIRHIMETVKWK, encoded by the coding sequence ATGAAGAAAATAATATACGTTTTGGTTCTGGTACTTTGCTTTTTTTCTTGTGAAGAAGATCATGTCCCTAAGCCTAACGGATTTTTACGATTAGAATATCCAGAGGCCGTGTATAAGACATCCACCTTCGATATGCCGGTTACTTTTGAAATTAACGAACTTGCCTCAAAAATAAAATTTCAAAAAGTTGAAGCCCCAACCGAGAGTTATGGTGTTAATTTGGAATATCCATCGTTAAAAGGGACGGTGTTTTTAACCTACAAGTCGATTGAGAATAGCGAAGAGAATTTAAAGGATTTCCTTAGAGATGCCCAAAACTTCACCCAAAAACATACCATTAAGGCCGATGAAATTCCAGTAAGACCTTACGAGAATTTTAAGCGTAAAGTTTATGGCGCTTTCGCGGAAGTAAAAGGCGATGTGGCTTCGCCAGCGCAGTTTTATGTGACCGATAGTGTACAGCATTTTTTAACTGGTTCGCTGTATTTTTATGCCAAACCGAATTACGATTCTATTTTACCTGCCGCACATTATATTGAAAAAGATATTCGTCATATTATGGAAACCGTAAAGTGGAAGTAA
- the rplU gene encoding 50S ribosomal protein L21: protein MYAIVEIAGQQFKVEKDQKVFVNRLQTEEGKEVSFDNVLLVGEGDNVTVGAPAIDGAQVGAKVLKHLKGDKVIVFKKKRRKGYRVKNGHRQSLTEIVIESITASGAKKAAPAKAEKKAEPKAEAPKVEESQDLSKLTVAELKTLAKEKGVEGISSMKKAELIAALS, encoded by the coding sequence ATGTACGCAATTGTAGAGATAGCAGGGCAACAATTTAAAGTTGAAAAAGACCAAAAAGTTTTTGTTAACCGTTTACAAACTGAAGAAGGTAAGGAAGTTTCTTTCGATAACGTTCTTTTAGTAGGTGAAGGTGACAATGTTACTGTAGGCGCCCCAGCTATAGACGGAGCTCAAGTAGGAGCCAAAGTCTTAAAGCACCTTAAAGGTGATAAAGTTATAGTTTTTAAGAAGAAAAGACGTAAAGGATACCGTGTGAAAAACGGTCACCGTCAATCTTTAACAGAAATTGTAATTGAAAGTATTACTGCTTCTGGAGCTAAAAAAGCTGCCCCAGCTAAAGCAGAAAAGAAAGCAGAGCCTAAGGCTGAAGCACCAAAAGTTGAAGAGTCTCAAGATTTGAGTAAATTAACTGTTGCTGAATTAAAAACTTTAGCAAAAGAAAAAGGTGTTGAAGGAATATCTTCAATGAAGAAAGCCGAATTAATTGCTGCTTTAAGTTAA
- a CDS encoding DUF445 domain-containing protein, with translation MKKNRLGNRSLAIAVICMVGGLVLKYFNIYQGYTLEILLAGFEAAVVGGVADWFAVRALFQEIPIPVVKKHTNIIVKSREKLSAGIVDLVNNEWLSKDMIRDKIAGVSMAKPIVDYLLIQENQESIRKTLKPELEALVLKLDHEDVVQTLEGVIRPAVKGNNVAVPLGNLLKQTVTHKDHYAVLHVFLEVLKEKIASASTLEFLVAEVHTLVNKQKQGTVIKGFLVEAGKVLGAIKPQRIAEGIQEQLVKLIEEIQSNPGEHKIIKALDEQLYNYGERLSSGDEKAQADVNAFGEQFLERLIDSGIVLQALTRVKSMIKTHLFENDNEYTMLIKDKVNDMLTSFHDDTSKLQQTDAWLKTTILQLIETHHHKIGELVNESLQKLSNVELVKQIESKVGEDLQYIRLNGAIVGGIVGMLIMIFNLFVLDLHA, from the coding sequence ATGAAAAAAAATAGATTAGGAAACCGTTCGTTAGCCATTGCTGTCATTTGTATGGTAGGAGGCTTGGTTTTAAAATACTTTAATATCTACCAAGGATATACGTTAGAAATTTTACTTGCAGGTTTCGAGGCCGCTGTGGTTGGGGGTGTTGCCGATTGGTTTGCAGTCCGTGCTTTGTTTCAGGAGATTCCTATTCCGGTTGTTAAAAAGCACACGAACATTATTGTAAAAAGTAGAGAGAAATTATCGGCAGGGATTGTCGATTTGGTGAATAATGAATGGTTGTCTAAAGACATGATTCGCGATAAGATTGCTGGGGTGTCTATGGCAAAACCCATTGTAGATTATTTACTTATTCAGGAAAATCAAGAATCGATACGAAAAACATTAAAACCAGAGTTAGAAGCCTTGGTCTTGAAGTTGGATCATGAGGATGTTGTGCAGACTTTAGAAGGCGTTATTAGGCCAGCTGTAAAAGGTAATAATGTGGCCGTGCCTTTAGGGAACTTATTAAAACAAACGGTAACTCATAAAGATCATTATGCTGTTCTACATGTGTTTCTAGAAGTTTTAAAGGAGAAAATAGCTTCGGCATCGACTTTAGAGTTTTTAGTTGCAGAAGTGCATACCTTGGTTAATAAACAAAAACAAGGTACCGTTATTAAAGGGTTTCTCGTGGAGGCCGGTAAAGTTTTGGGCGCTATAAAACCGCAACGCATTGCCGAAGGCATACAGGAACAGTTGGTTAAGCTTATTGAAGAAATTCAAAGCAATCCGGGAGAGCATAAAATCATTAAAGCCTTGGATGAGCAGCTTTATAACTACGGAGAGCGTTTGAGCTCTGGTGATGAAAAAGCTCAGGCCGATGTTAATGCCTTTGGAGAACAATTTTTGGAACGTTTAATCGATTCGGGAATTGTGTTGCAAGCATTAACCCGAGTTAAAAGCATGATAAAAACACATTTATTTGAAAATGACAACGAATACACCATGCTTATTAAAGATAAGGTGAATGATATGCTTACATCTTTTCACGACGATACTTCAAAATTACAGCAGACTGATGCTTGGTTAAAAACCACCATTTTACAACTTATAGAAACACATCATCATAAAATAGGGGAATTGGTAAACGAAAGTCTGCAAAAACTATCTAATGTGGAATTGGTAAAACAAATTGAAAGTAAGGTAGGCGAAGATCTTCAGTATATTCGTTTAAACGGTGCTATTGTTGGAGGTATTGTTGGTATGCTTATTATGATTTTTAATCTGTTTGTATTGGACTTACATGCTTAA
- a CDS encoding heavy-metal-associated domain-containing protein, which produces MKTLKHFLILTLIATFTISCKNKNAEVKTVEVETATETTKALDPNATYAKAEFTIEGMTCAMGCAAQIQKKITKMDGVKSAKVDFDNKLAMVEYDEAKVTPASLEETVVNVSDTYSVHDMKTVDDFSTAKKACGADCKGNCCKSDKENPKKIACKENCDKACCTKKAA; this is translated from the coding sequence ATGAAAACTTTAAAACACTTTTTAATACTTACTTTAATTGCAACTTTTACAATTAGTTGTAAAAACAAAAATGCTGAAGTTAAAACTGTTGAAGTTGAAACAGCTACAGAAACTACAAAGGCATTAGACCCTAACGCGACTTACGCTAAAGCAGAATTTACCATTGAAGGTATGACCTGCGCTATGGGCTGCGCTGCTCAAATTCAAAAGAAAATCACTAAAATGGACGGTGTAAAATCGGCTAAAGTAGATTTTGACAACAAATTAGCCATGGTTGAGTATGATGAGGCTAAGGTAACACCAGCATCATTAGAAGAAACGGTAGTAAACGTTTCAGACACTTATTCGGTTCATGACATGAAAACTGTTGACGATTTTTCAACAGCAAAGAAAGCTTGTGGAGCCGATTGTAAAGGCAACTGTTGCAAATCCGATAAGGAAAACCCGAAAAAAATAGCTTGTAAAGAAAATTGCGACAAAGCTTGTTGCACTAAAAAAGCTGCTTAA
- a CDS encoding single-stranded DNA-binding protein: protein MSGTLNKVMLIGHLGDEVKMHYFEGGNCIGRFPLATHETYTNKQTNERITNTEWHNIVVRNKAAEICEKYLSKGDKVYIEGRLKTRKWMDDKGLERYSTEIHCTDFTFLITKGESGNQPSASPATPQKTEAPTGLEPNSRDEGADDDLPF from the coding sequence ATGTCTGGAACGTTAAATAAAGTGATGCTAATTGGGCATTTGGGTGATGAAGTGAAAATGCACTACTTTGAAGGTGGTAATTGTATTGGGCGATTTCCGTTGGCTACCCATGAAACCTATACCAATAAACAAACTAACGAGCGTATTACCAATACCGAGTGGCATAATATTGTGGTTAGAAATAAAGCTGCCGAAATTTGCGAAAAGTATTTGAGTAAAGGTGATAAGGTATATATCGAAGGCCGCTTAAAAACTAGGAAGTGGATGGATGATAAGGGTCTAGAGCGTTACTCTACCGAAATTCACTGTACCGATTTTACCTTTTTAATCACAAAAGGGGAAAGCGGAAACCAGCCTAGTGCAAGCCCAGCAACCCCACAAAAAACAGAAGCGCCAACAGGTCTAGAGCCTAACTCGAGGGATGAAGGTGCCGATGATGATCTTCCTTTTTAA
- a CDS encoding Rne/Rng family ribonuclease has product MDKELIIRSSSDNVDFALLKDGKLIELQKDEDSNDFSVGDVFIAKIRKAVPGLNAAFVNVGYEKDAFLHYHDLGPKLPSLLKFTKRVSTGKLKDFSLKNFPFEKDIEKDGKIVDALKSNQSLLVQIVKEPISTKGPRISSELSIAGRYIVLVPFSNRISISQKIEDREEKDRLKRLVKSITPPGFGVIVRTVAQGKKVAELDKDLQNLLSRWTAMCKKLHKAHHPSKVLGEMNKASSILRDIFNDTFTSIHVDDETLFYQIKDYLQEIAPKKESIVKLYQSNVPIFEKFGIERQIKTSFGKTVSMAKGAYLVIEHTEALHVIDVNSGNRSNKANNQEDTALEVNLIAATEMARQLRLRDMGGIIVVDFIDMTNAENRQKLFNHLRDEMKDDRAKHKILPPSKFGLIQITRQRVRPEMNIKTREENPDAIVNGAEVEAPIGIVQKINFDLEKLFKKDYKKVTLNTHPFIAAFLTKGIPSVRSKWFLEHKKWVKILPRDAYTYLEYHFFDKDGNQIK; this is encoded by the coding sequence ATGGATAAAGAATTGATTATTCGATCTAGTTCCGACAATGTTGATTTTGCCTTATTAAAAGATGGAAAACTTATTGAATTACAAAAGGATGAAGATAGTAACGACTTTTCTGTTGGCGATGTGTTTATAGCCAAAATAAGGAAAGCTGTTCCTGGACTAAATGCTGCATTTGTTAATGTAGGTTATGAGAAAGATGCCTTTTTGCATTATCATGATTTAGGTCCAAAATTACCTTCTCTTTTAAAATTCACAAAACGTGTAAGCACAGGTAAACTAAAAGATTTTTCTTTAAAAAATTTCCCATTTGAGAAAGATATTGAGAAAGACGGCAAAATTGTCGACGCCTTAAAATCTAATCAGTCTCTATTAGTACAAATTGTAAAAGAACCTATCTCTACCAAAGGCCCTAGGATAAGCTCAGAGCTTTCTATTGCCGGTAGATATATTGTTTTAGTCCCTTTTTCCAACCGCATTTCTATTTCTCAAAAAATAGAAGACCGCGAAGAAAAAGACCGATTAAAACGCCTGGTTAAAAGCATTACGCCTCCAGGTTTTGGGGTTATTGTTCGTACTGTAGCACAAGGCAAAAAAGTAGCAGAACTAGATAAAGATTTACAAAATTTGCTTAGTCGTTGGACGGCAATGTGTAAAAAGCTACACAAAGCACATCATCCCAGTAAAGTATTAGGTGAAATGAATAAAGCCTCTTCTATTTTAAGAGACATATTCAACGATACCTTTACAAGTATTCATGTTGATGATGAAACGCTTTTTTATCAAATTAAAGATTATTTGCAAGAAATTGCACCAAAAAAAGAATCAATAGTGAAATTGTATCAGTCTAATGTTCCGATTTTCGAGAAATTTGGAATCGAAAGACAAATTAAAACTTCCTTTGGCAAAACCGTTTCTATGGCAAAAGGCGCCTACTTGGTGATAGAACACACCGAAGCCCTGCATGTTATAGATGTAAACAGCGGAAACCGTTCTAACAAAGCCAACAACCAGGAGGACACAGCACTAGAGGTTAATCTTATTGCGGCTACAGAAATGGCGCGCCAATTACGTTTACGTGATATGGGCGGTATTATCGTAGTCGATTTTATAGATATGACCAATGCCGAAAACAGGCAAAAACTTTTTAATCATCTTCGCGATGAAATGAAAGACGATAGAGCCAAACACAAAATATTACCTCCAAGTAAATTTGGATTGATACAAATTACAAGACAGCGTGTACGTCCAGAAATGAACATTAAAACACGAGAAGAAAATCCAGATGCCATTGTCAATGGTGCCGAAGTAGAAGCGCCAATAGGCATTGTACAAAAGATAAACTTCGATCTTGAAAAACTATTTAAAAAAGACTATAAAAAGGTGACCCTAAACACACATCCTTTCATAGCAGCCTTCTTAACAAAAGGCATTCCATCTGTACGTTCTAAATGGTTTTTAGAACATAAAAAATGGGTGAAAATATTACCAAGAGATGCTTACACATATTTAGAATACCACTTTTTCGATAAAGATGGTAATCAAATTAAATAA
- a CDS encoding HU family DNA-binding protein produces the protein MTKADLVAKISEKLGIEKGDVQATVETFMEEVKTSLEAGDNVYLRGFGSFIIKTRAEKTGRNISKNTTIKIPAHNIPAFKPAKVFVEGVKTNVDVK, from the coding sequence ATGACGAAGGCTGATTTAGTAGCAAAAATTTCTGAGAAGTTAGGAATTGAAAAAGGTGATGTTCAAGCAACGGTTGAAACATTCATGGAAGAAGTAAAAACTTCTTTAGAAGCTGGTGACAATGTTTATTTAAGAGGTTTTGGAAGCTTTATAATCAAAACAAGAGCTGAAAAAACAGGAAGAAACATTTCAAAAAATACAACTATTAAAATACCTGCTCATAATATCCCTGCATTTAAGCCTGCAAAAGTTTTTGTTGAGGGCGTTAAAACAAATGTGGACGTAAAATAA
- the rpmA gene encoding 50S ribosomal protein L27 — protein sequence MAHKKGVGSSKNGRESESKRLGVKIFGGQAAIAGNIIIRQRGNTHHPGENVYQGKDHTLHAKVDGLVKFTKKKDNKSYVSIEPFEA from the coding sequence ATGGCACATAAAAAAGGAGTCGGAAGTTCGAAAAATGGTAGAGAATCAGAATCGAAACGTCTAGGCGTTAAAATTTTTGGTGGTCAAGCTGCTATTGCTGGAAACATTATCATAAGACAACGTGGTAATACACATCACCCAGGTGAAAATGTATACCAAGGAAAAGACCATACTTTACACGCTAAAGTTGATGGACTTGTGAAATTTACAAAGAAAAAAGATAATAAATCTTACGTTTCTATCGAGCCTTTCGAGGCTTAA
- a CDS encoding Fic family protein, whose translation MKTFKSGNYINQGNHRSFQPTKINQQWTIDDMEVLTLLSQADRQLGRLDMYSEYIPNIDLFISMHVLKEATQSSKIEGTKTNIEDALLDKEDVIDEKRDDWEEVQNYIEALNSAIKSLEKLPFSSRLIRETHKILLQGVRGKHKLPGAFRTSQNWIGGASINDATFIPPIHTSVNEYMSDLENFAHNSESFFPDLLKIALIHYQFETIHPFLDGNGRVGRLMITLYLVEKGILKKPILYLSDFFERNRMLYYDNLTKVREKNDLSQWFKFFLVGVIETAKSGINTFDSILKLQKEVEHKLQALGSRSHNAQLILNHLYQRPIINAQKAKELTSLSSPSVYKLIEELEKLEILTEITGGKRGKIYLFKDYSNLFK comes from the coding sequence ATGAAAACATTCAAATCTGGCAACTATATAAACCAAGGAAATCACAGAAGCTTTCAGCCTACTAAAATAAATCAGCAGTGGACAATTGATGATATGGAAGTATTAACTCTTTTAAGTCAGGCAGACAGACAACTTGGTAGACTTGATATGTATTCAGAATACATTCCAAATATCGATTTATTTATCAGTATGCACGTATTAAAAGAAGCAACTCAATCAAGTAAAATTGAAGGAACAAAAACAAACATAGAAGATGCTTTATTAGATAAAGAGGACGTAATTGATGAAAAACGAGATGATTGGGAAGAAGTACAAAATTATATTGAAGCATTAAACTCTGCTATCAAAAGTTTAGAAAAATTGCCTTTTTCATCTAGATTAATTCGAGAGACTCATAAAATACTACTTCAAGGGGTTAGAGGAAAACATAAACTTCCAGGAGCATTTAGAACCAGTCAAAACTGGATTGGAGGAGCAAGCATAAATGATGCAACCTTTATACCTCCCATTCACACAAGCGTTAACGAATATATGAGTGATTTAGAGAACTTCGCCCATAATTCCGAATCATTTTTTCCTGATTTATTAAAGATTGCTTTAATTCATTATCAATTTGAAACAATTCATCCTTTTTTAGATGGTAATGGTAGGGTGGGTAGATTGATGATTACACTGTATTTAGTTGAAAAAGGAATATTAAAAAAACCTATCTTATACCTTTCTGATTTCTTCGAAAGAAACAGAATGTTATATTATGACAACCTAACAAAAGTTAGAGAGAAAAATGACCTAAGTCAATGGTTCAAATTTTTTCTAGTTGGAGTCATTGAAACTGCAAAAAGTGGTATTAATACTTTTGATAGCATTTTAAAACTTCAAAAAGAAGTTGAGCACAAATTACAAGCCTTAGGAAGCCGCTCACACAATGCTCAATTGATTTTAAACCATCTATATCAACGCCCAATTATAAATGCTCAAAAAGCTAAGGAATTAACTAGTTTATCATCGCCTTCTGTATATAAATTAATAGAAGAACTTGAAAAACTAGAAATTTTAACTGAAATAACTGGTGGAAAAAGAGGGAAAATTTACTTATTTAAGGATTACTCCAACCTATTTAAATAA
- a CDS encoding tetratricopeptide repeat protein, translating to MNLIKNLLYISVFATTSLLPAQNKNALAHETKINRIKNALNRAEQLEDSVKMAQEHVHLANYYKNLGLESEALKNYREAQALYKKKDTFYIDVNNNMASIHHKLKNFDDAILYLNESVNLSKNMFYQKGLATASTLLGGVAEKQENYQEALSYQYTSLEIFQALKDSTGLAITNENIGSIYEDLEQFDKAYSYFKKAYDYESNETSDLKINILNNLGDVNRKRGHIKKSLQYTQQALNLARRTHNIEQEESGLKDLARAYAEMGNYKEAYHCLNKQKVLNDKAFKRRNVDLVSAMEVLYHVKEKEAELGLLNKQNQINKTRQFAIVIASCAMFIVFIVWLVYLKKRKKQEQNISKYKQQILQADLDIKIAQEASLKREIESKISALTNYSLHIAHKNKMLSHVSKTLNNLKNRNPDFVKSKIESLAKDIDFDLTRGNEWAELMGYFGKIHPNFFENLKSEVNTALSTSELRLCMLLRLNLTSKEIASILHITAESVRIARYRLRKKLPIDSKVDLQAYLLSL from the coding sequence GTGAACTTAATTAAAAACCTGCTTTATATTAGTGTTTTTGCCACAACGTCGTTGTTACCTGCCCAAAACAAAAATGCCCTCGCTCATGAAACAAAAATAAACCGTATTAAAAACGCCCTTAATCGTGCCGAACAATTGGAAGATTCGGTTAAAATGGCTCAAGAACATGTGCATTTGGCTAATTACTACAAAAATTTAGGTTTAGAAAGTGAGGCCTTAAAAAATTATAGAGAGGCACAAGCACTCTATAAAAAAAAGGATACCTTCTATATTGACGTTAATAATAATATGGCTTCCATTCATCATAAATTAAAAAACTTTGACGATGCTATTTTATATCTCAACGAAAGCGTTAACCTATCTAAAAACATGTTTTATCAAAAAGGACTTGCTACGGCTAGTACCTTATTAGGAGGCGTCGCCGAAAAACAAGAAAATTACCAAGAGGCCTTGTCTTACCAATATACCAGTTTGGAAATTTTTCAAGCATTAAAAGACAGTACTGGCCTAGCTATTACCAACGAAAATATTGGAAGTATTTATGAAGATTTGGAGCAATTCGATAAAGCGTACAGCTATTTTAAAAAAGCCTACGATTATGAGTCTAACGAAACCTCAGACCTAAAAATTAATATTTTAAACAATCTTGGCGATGTTAATAGAAAACGAGGTCATATTAAAAAATCACTACAATATACTCAGCAAGCCTTAAATCTTGCTAGACGCACGCATAATATTGAACAAGAAGAAAGCGGATTAAAAGATTTAGCTCGTGCCTATGCCGAAATGGGGAATTACAAAGAAGCTTATCATTGTCTAAACAAACAAAAGGTTTTAAACGATAAAGCCTTTAAACGAAGAAATGTCGATTTGGTGAGTGCTATGGAAGTGCTATACCATGTTAAAGAAAAGGAAGCCGAGCTTGGTTTGCTTAACAAGCAAAATCAAATTAATAAAACACGACAATTTGCCATTGTCATAGCTAGTTGTGCCATGTTTATTGTTTTTATAGTTTGGTTGGTGTATTTAAAGAAGCGCAAAAAACAAGAACAAAACATCTCGAAATATAAGCAGCAAATTCTTCAAGCCGATTTGGATATTAAAATTGCCCAAGAAGCGTCACTAAAACGTGAAATCGAATCCAAAATATCTGCCTTAACTAATTACAGTCTCCATATCGCTCATAAAAACAAAATGCTTTCTCATGTTTCAAAAACCTTAAACAATTTGAAAAATAGAAATCCCGATTTTGTAAAATCAAAAATTGAAAGCTTAGCCAAAGACATCGATTTCGATTTGACTCGTGGTAATGAGTGGGCCGAACTTATGGGGTACTTTGGGAAAATTCATCCTAACTTTTTTGAAAATTTAAAATCGGAAGTTAACACGGCCTTGTCGACCTCAGAATTGCGACTTTGTATGTTATTGCGTTTAAACTTAACGTCAAAAGAGATCGCTTCTATTCTTCATATCACAGCCGAAAGTGTTCGTATTGCGCGTTATAGGCTTCGAAAAAAACTTCCTATCGATTCGAAGGTCGATTTGCAAGCCTATTTGCTGAGTCTTTAA
- the mutY gene encoding A/G-specific adenine glycosylase, translated as MNFSKNITYWYSNNKRDLPWRKTKNPYHIWLSEIILQQTQVNQGLPFYEAFVNHFPSVFHLAEANEAEVLKLWQGLGYYSRARNLHASAKYVANELQGVFPNNYKELLKLKGVGDYTASAIASFCFNESTAVVDGNVYRVLSRYFGIDTPINSSKGSKAFKALAQELIDGNNPSEYNQAIMEFGAIQCKPKNPDCLACVFQDTCVAFNENRVDALPVKIKSAKAKKKYFNFLVFISDDGKTILEQREGKGIWQNLYQFPLIETPSDISETVFQEHLSAHSLLKGQDYTWSLYNKDAIVHKLSHQHLYTRFWIINIKELNAQTIPINSIRDYAVPILIGNFIEEFSF; from the coding sequence ATGAATTTTTCAAAAAACATAACCTACTGGTATTCAAATAATAAGCGTGACTTGCCGTGGCGTAAAACTAAAAATCCATATCATATATGGTTGTCTGAAATTATTTTACAGCAAACACAAGTGAACCAGGGGTTACCATTTTATGAAGCTTTTGTGAATCATTTTCCTTCAGTTTTTCATTTGGCCGAAGCAAACGAAGCCGAAGTTTTAAAATTATGGCAAGGATTAGGGTATTATTCTCGCGCTCGAAATTTACATGCTTCAGCAAAATATGTAGCGAATGAATTGCAAGGTGTATTTCCGAATAATTATAAGGAGTTATTAAAATTAAAAGGGGTAGGTGATTATACGGCCAGCGCCATAGCATCATTTTGTTTCAACGAGTCTACTGCTGTAGTCGATGGGAATGTTTACCGCGTATTGTCGCGCTACTTTGGTATCGATACGCCTATAAATTCTTCAAAAGGAAGTAAAGCGTTTAAAGCTTTAGCTCAGGAGTTGATAGATGGAAATAATCCTTCCGAATATAACCAAGCCATTATGGAGTTTGGGGCCATACAATGTAAGCCTAAAAATCCCGATTGTTTAGCTTGTGTTTTTCAGGATACCTGTGTGGCATTTAATGAAAATCGCGTTGATGCATTGCCCGTTAAAATTAAATCCGCGAAAGCGAAAAAAAAATATTTTAATTTTTTAGTGTTTATTAGTGACGATGGTAAAACCATTTTAGAGCAACGCGAAGGCAAAGGCATTTGGCAAAACCTGTATCAGTTTCCCTTAATTGAAACGCCAAGCGATATTAGTGAAACTGTTTTTCAAGAACATTTAAGTGCGCATAGCTTGTTAAAAGGACAAGATTATACATGGAGTCTATATAATAAGGATGCGATTGTGCATAAATTATCGCATCAACATTTATACACCAGATTTTGGATTATCAATATAAAGGAACTAAATGCTCAAACAATACCTATTAATAGTATTAGAGATTATGCGGTTCCTATATTAATTGGTAATTTTATAGAGGAGTTTAGTTTTTAA